From the Danio aesculapii chromosome 9, fDanAes4.1, whole genome shotgun sequence genome, one window contains:
- the frzb gene encoding secreted frizzled-related protein 3 — MFSYEMFICVLAFACLLEIPRGTGAASCEPIRIPMCKSMPWNMTKMPNHLHHSTQANAVLAIEQFEGLLGTQCSADLLFFLCAMYAPICTIDFQHDPIKPCKSVCERAKCGCEPVMKRYNHTWPESLACEELPVYDRGVCISPEAIVKAEGPDNSYYQDPAKCNPEGNPDFPMDSHNTNCKGANDRCKCKSVKFNQKTYSKNNYNYVIRARVKEIRIRNHDLSAVVEVKEVLKSSLVNIPRDTVTLYYNSGCLCPPLTANEEYIIMGYENEERSRLLLIDRSIAQKWKEKIGRKVKRWDQASNGRRTKWIHH, encoded by the exons atgttttcttaCGAGATGTTCATCTGCGTCCTGGCCTTCGCATGTCTCCTGGAGATCCCGCGGGGCACCGGAGCCGCGTCCTGCGAGCCCATCCGCATCCCCATGTGCAAATCCATGCCCTGGAACATGACCAAGATGCCCAACCACCTCCATCACAGCACGCAGGCCAACGCCGTCCTGGCCATCGAGCAGTTTGAAGGGCTTCTGGGCACCCAGTGCAGCGCGGATCTGCTGTTCTTCTTGTGCGCCATGTACGCGCCCATCTGCACCATCGACTTCCAGCACGACCCGATCAAGCCCTGCAAGTCCGTGTGCGAGCGGGCTAAGTGCGGCTGCGAGCCGGTCATGAAGAGGTACAACCATACGTGGCCGGAGAGTCTGGCCTGCGAGGAGCTGCCGGTGTACGACCGAGGAGTCTGCATCTCACCTGAGGCCATAGTCAAGGCGGAGGGGCcag ATAATTCTTACTATCAAGACCCTGCGAAATGTAACCCTG AGGGAAACCCAGACTTTCCAATGGATTCACACAATACTAACTGCAAAGGAGCGAAtg ATCGGTGCAAATGCAAGTCTGTGAAATTTAATCAAAAGACATATTCaaagaataattacaattatg TGATCCGGGCAAGAGTGAAGGAGATCAGGATTAGAAATCATGACCTGAGCGCAGTAGTGGAGGTCAAAGAGGTTCTGAAGTCTTCTCTGGTCAACATCCCTCGAGACACGGTCACTCTGTACTATAATTCCGGCTGTCTGTGTCCTCCGCTCACAGCCAATGAAGAGTACATTATCATGGGTTATGAAAACGAGGAACGCTCCAG GCTGCTGCTCATCGACAGATCCATTGCACAGAAGTGGAAAGAGAAAATAGGCCGGAAAGTGAAG CGCTGGGACCAGGCTTCAAACGGGAGAAGGACCAAATGGATCCACCACTAA